One window of the Rhodococcus sovatensis genome contains the following:
- a CDS encoding MFS transporter → MTAIAAFMAFLDATIVNVAFPDVRDHFPSSTSADLSWILNAYNIVFAAFLVPSGRIADRWGRKRVLLLGMALFTIGSGACAAAPSVDVLTAARGLQALGAAAMVPCAQALLISAFPRARMGSAVAIFGGTAAFAAGVGPAWQVPDSRATVF, encoded by the coding sequence GTGACTGCGATCGCCGCATTCATGGCCTTTCTTGATGCAACGATTGTCAACGTCGCATTCCCCGACGTCAGAGATCACTTCCCGAGTTCGACCAGTGCAGACCTTTCCTGGATCCTCAACGCGTACAACATTGTATTCGCTGCCTTCCTCGTTCCCAGCGGCCGAATAGCCGACAGATGGGGACGTAAGAGGGTTTTGCTGCTCGGTATGGCACTATTCACCATTGGTTCGGGTGCGTGTGCCGCGGCTCCGTCCGTTGATGTCCTTACAGCTGCACGCGGATTACAGGCCCTCGGCGCAGCGGCAATGGTTCCTTGCGCTCAAGCACTGCTGATTTCGGCATTTCCGCGGGCGCGGATGGGCAGTGCGGTAGCCATCTTCGGGGGCACCGCGGCCTTTGCTGCGGGCGTTGGACCGGCGTGGCAGGTCCCCGATAGTCGGGCCACCGTGTTCTAG